From a single Tetrapisispora phaffii CBS 4417 chromosome 15, complete genome genomic region:
- the TPHA0O00100 gene encoding uncharacterized protein → MSNFASAIKGGSQKKECGSSDVYVLTKDGGNWEVAWSTWTSGSNCDTTASWQEIGWVLKNAVNDEEYNRKMAFCVRLDHGGTWHADVRVQRSWNRPYGNIWDMPCGDLQQAYTVTNECAVDRATDF, encoded by the coding sequence ATGAGCAACTTTGCTTCGGCAATCAAAGGGGGTTCTCAAAAAAAGGAATGTGGATCAAGTGACGTGTATGTTTTAACAAAAGATGGTGGTAATTGGGAAGTTGCGTGGTCTACTTGGACGTCAGGTAGCAATTGTGATACGACTGCTAGCTGGCAAGAAATTGGCTGGGTTTTGAAAAATGCTGTCaatgatgaagaatatAACCGTAAAATGGCCTTTTGCGTCAGATTAGATCATGGAGGTACATGGCATGCAGATGTTAGGGTCCAGAGATCATGGAATCGTCCTTACGGAAACATATGGGATATGCCATGTGGCGACTTACAACAAGCTTATACAGTGACCAATGAATGTGCCGTTGACAGAGCCACTGATTTTTAG
- the ARR3 gene encoding Arr3p, whose product MKKILPYISPWGMIGFHYTIIVIFISKGHQFIRNIGSAFLCFIPLTLYFIITWFSSFFLVRFLTNRMQRNKKYVTEEEFSDSDYCGCEKEYLLAGKAYGKNTCGASYAVTMTQCFTTASNNFELSLAVSISLYGNRSKQAIAATFGPLLEIPILLALAYFAKYLEHAFVWSDIKKESSTNADNSDIQTQIDITDLGATAKI is encoded by the coding sequence ATGAAAAAAATCCTACCATATATTTCACCATGGGGCATGATAGGATTTCATTACACTATCATAGTTATATTCATTTCGAAGGGTCATCAATTCATCAGAAACATCGGATCAGCGTTCTTGTGCTTTATTCCATTGACGCtgtattttataattacaTGGTTCTCATCATTTTTCTTGGTTCGATTTCTGACTAATAGAATgcaaagaaataaaaaatatgttaCAGAGGAGGAATTCAGCGATTCAGACTACTGTGGATGtgaaaaagaatatttacTTGCAGGCAAGGCATATGGTAAAAATACATGCGGAGCTAGTTATGCCGTCACAATGACACAATGTTTCACAACAGCTTCAaacaattttgaattatcattGGCTGTCTCTATATCTTTGTATGGGAACCGTAGCAAACAAGCTATTGCAGCCACGTTTGGGCCGTTATTGGAAATTCCTATACTTTTAGCTCTGGCATATTTTGCAAAATATCTGGAGCATGCCTTTGTTTGGagtgatattaaaaaagaaagcaGTACTAACGCGGATAACAGCGACATTCAAACGCAAATAGACATCACTGATCTTGGTGCTACGGCCAAGATATAA